The following is a genomic window from Corynebacterium incognita.
TACGAGGTCCGCGCGTTTACCGGCACCCGTGAGGATCCGGTGACCGGCTCGCTCAACGGCGCGGTGGCGCAGTGGCTGCGCGAGCGTGATGAGGTCCCGGAGATCTACACCGCCATGCAGGGCAGTCAGGTGGGCCGCGCAGGCCTGGTGCACGTCTACGACGATGGCGCGAATATCTGGATTGGTGGCGCCGTGGACGTGCACGTGCGTGGCACCATGTTCCCGCACGCCAACTCGCTCAAGGAGGATGGCGCGGATGAGTGAGCACCGTATCTTCTCCATGCCTTTTGCCGAGGTGTACCCGCACTACGTCAACAAGGCTGAGCGCAAGGGGCGCACGAAGGCAGAGGTACACGAGATCATCACGTGGTTGACGGGATATTCCGATAGTGACATCGCCGCCGTGGTGGACAACCGGGTCACCTTCCGGGACTTCTTCGCGCAGGCACCGGCTATGAACGCTAACCGGGAGCTCATTACCGGATCCGTGTGCGGCGTGAAGGTCCAGGAGATCGAGGACGACCTCATGCGCGAAATTCGCTACCTGGACAAGCTCATCGACGAGCTGGCACGCGGAAAGAAGATGGAATCCATCCTGCGCGCGGGCTAGAACTACAGTGGGGGTTGTGAAAGCACCCGTATTTACTCACGACTACGCCCTCCGCTTCCCTACGCTGACCGCGCCCAGCCACGGCGAGGAGCACCCCCGGCCGCAGCTGGTGGTACTTAATGAGGCCTTAGCGCTGGAGCTCGGCCTCGACCCGGAGTGGTTGGCCAGCCCCGCGGGCATCGACTTCCTGCTCGGCCACGGCGACAAGCCAGTGGCCATGGCGTATGCGGGGCACCAGTTCGGCCAGCTGAGCCCCGTGCTTGGCGACGGCCGCGCGCTCCTTCTCGGCGAATGGCACACGCCTGCGGGTGACGTGGTGGACCTGCACGCGAAGGGTATCGGCCGCACCCCGTACTCCCGCCCCGGCTCGGACGGGCGTGGCACACTGGCCTCGATGCTGCGCGAGTACCTCCACTCCGAGTACCTGCACGCAGTCGGCGCGCCTACCGCCCGTAGCCTCGCAGTGATCGTGACGGGCATCGCGATCCAGCGCCAGGGCTTCGGCAGCGTGCCCGTCCAGCCCGCGGCAGTGGGTGTGCGGGCGGCGGCGTCACACCTGCGCATCGGCACGGTGCAATTCGCCGCGATGCACCTGGGCGAACACGCCGTCAATGACCTGCTGGACTACGCGGCGCAACGCCACTATCCCGACGTTGCCAAGGAGCCGCACCCGCAGGAGCGCCGCCGCGAGCTGTTCCGGCGCGTCATGGAAACCCAGGCCGACACCGTGGCAAAATGGATGCGCCTTGGCTTCATCCACGGCGTTATGAACACGGACAACACCACGCTCTCCGGCGAAACCATCGACTTCGGCCCGTGCGCCTACGCCGAGAACTTCGACCTGGACACGTGCTACTCCTCCATCGACACCGGCGGGCGCTACGCCTTCGGCCACCAACCCGATATCGTGCACTGGAACCTGGCACAGTTCGCGCAGGCCATTGTGCCCTCACTCGGGCTGGACTGGGCACAAGAAGCCGTCGATTCCTTCCCCGCTATCTGGGCCCGAGCGCACGCGGCCGAACAAGCCCGTGCACTGGGTGTTTCGCCCGCGGACACCGAGATCCTTAACGGCTGGGACGAGGTGCTGTCCGCTCAGCACCCGGACCTCAATTCGGTACACCGCGCGCTTGCCGACGCCGATGAAGGAGCACTCCGCGACCTCCTCCAGGCCCCGGAATGGGTGGCGCAGTGGCGCGGCAAGGCAACGCCCCCGCGCAACCCCCGGCTCATCCCCCGCAACCTGCGGGTCGAGGAAGCTCTACAGGCGGCGACGAACGGCGACCTACGCAAGTTCAACGCCTTGTCCGGCGCGCTCCAGCAGCCCTTTGCTGAGCCCGACCCGATTTTCCTCCAGCCGAGCGGCGACGGCCTTGCGGGCTACCGCACCTTCTGCGGGACCTAAAAGTCCGCGATCTGGATCTTCTTCATCGCCATGAGCTTGTCGTAAGCGTCGGGGCGCTCCATCAGCTCAGCAAGGTTATCGGGCACGACTTGCCAAGACAGCCCGAAACGATCCACAAGCCAGCCGCATTGCTCGGCGGCCGGGACGTCGGACAGCGCTTCCCACATCGCGTCCAACTCGGCCTGCCCGTGCGCATTGAGCAACAGCGACGCACCGGTGCTGAAGCTAAAGTCTTGGGGCACACCAGAGTCCATCAAGGCGATGGGCTCGCCGGCGATTTCGATAGTGCCGTACAACAGCTCACCGGAAGAGGTGGGCACGAGGTCGCCCACCGCGGCGTCGGGAAGCGCGCCGGTATAAAACGTCGCGGCCTCCGTGCCGCGGCCTTGGGCTTCGCCACACAACATCAGGCATGGCTGCACACCGTTGTCCGCGGCAGCTCCGAAAACCTGCCAGCTCACGCCAAACTTGTCCTCCACCCACGCGTACTCCGCGGCGAAAGGATACTCCCCGAATTCCATGAGAACCCGGCCCTCGGCGGACAGTGACTGGGCCACCTCCCGCGCCCCAGATGGAAGGCGCAGGTGCAGGCTCAGCGACGGGTTCGGCCGAAACTGCGGACCGCCGTTAATGAAGGTAACCCGGTAACCGTAGAACTCAAGGTCCACGAGCAGCGTCCCGCCGATTCGCGGGCCTGCCGGGTACCGCACATGGGCGGCGCAGGTGACGGCGGCGTCGCCAAGCACCTGCTGGTAATAGCCGACGATGTCCTCGCCGACCGCATCAGCCCAAAAATTGGGCACGACCTTCTGCATCGCCCCCTACTGATCGAGCTTCAGAGTGGACTGGGTGAACTCCCACATCTCGTCGAACATCTTGCTATCGCGGCCGAGCTTGGTGCCGTACGACGGGACCATCTCGTAGATCTTGTCAGCCCACTCGATCATGTGCTCGCCGAAGCAACGCTCCAACAGCTCCAGCATCGCAGCCGGCGCGATGGAAGCGCCCGGGGACGCACCCAGCAGGCCGGCAATGGTGCCTTCCTGGTTGTTGATGGTGGCGGTGCCGAACTCCAGGGAGCCGAACTTCGGGGCGTACTGCGGCTTGATCACCTGGACGCGCTGGCCAGCCACGACGGTCTCCCAGTCCTCCGGGCGGGCCGACGGCACGTACTCACGCAGCACCTCGACGCGATCCTCGAAGTCCTTCATGACCTCGGAGATCAGGTACTTGGTGAGATCGAATTCCTGCACCGCAACGCCCAGGTAGGAACCCAGGTTGGACGGGCGGATGGACTTGAACAGGTCGGTGTAGCTGCCCTTCTTGAGGAACTTCGGGCTCCAGCCGCCGTATGGGCCAAACAACAGGCCCTTTTGGCCGTCGATGACGCGGGTGTCCAGGTGCGGCACGGACATCGGCGGAGCGCCGACCTTGGCCTTGCCGTAGACCTTGGCGTCATGCTGCTCGATGAGCTCCGGGTTCTTAGCGCGCAGCCACATGCCGGAAACCGGGAAGCCCGCGTAGCCGTGCACCTCAGACACACCCGCCTTGCGGAGCAGGTCCAGGGCGTAGCCGCCGGCGCCGACGAAGACAAAGTTCGCGCGCACCACGGTGGTGTCGCCGGTGTGGACGTTCTTGGTGAAGATCTTCCACTTCTTGCCATCGCGCTTAATCTTTACGACCTCGTGGCCGTAACGAATCTCGGTACCCGCGGCCTTGGCGGCGGTGAGGAACTGCTTGGTCAGCGCACCGAAGTTGATGTCGGTTCCGACGTCGGTCCAAGAAATGGCGACCTTCTCCTTGGAGTAGTCGCGGTCCTTGGCCATGAGCGGCAGCTTCTCGGCAAAGGTGGCCTCATCGTCGGTGAACTGCATGTCCGGGAACATGTAGTTGTTGGACAGAGCCTCGTAGCGCTTACGCAGGTACGCGATCTGCTCATCGCCCTGAGCAAAAGACATGTGTGCTACTGGATTGAGGAACTCGCGCGGGTCCGTGAGGATGCCGTTGTTGAGCTGATGGGACCAGAACTGGCGAGAAATCTGGAACTTCTCGTTGATCGTCACAGCCTTGGTGATATCGATCTTGCCGTTCTTTTCCGGGGTGTAGTTGAGCTCGCACAGCGCGGAGTGACCGGTACCGGCGTTGTTCCACGGGGAGGAGGATTCCAGCGCGGGGCCGTCGAGACGCTCGAATACCATCTGGGTCCAGCTGGGTTCCAGCTCTCGCAGCATGGCGCCGAGCGTGGCGCTCATCACGCCAGCGCCGATAAGCGCTACATCGACCTCATCAGAAACTGGTGCGTTCTTTTTAGGTGTGGACACCTGTTATACCTCTTCATTTTAGAATTCGGGAACAACAATTGGCATCTAGCTTACGCCTTAAATAAATTAATGTGACATCACCACCACTGCCGGATGAAGATTTTTCACTTTTGGCTATCCTGGAAAACCATGGACTTGGTGTGGTGCAATGACATTCTCGGTGACGATTTTCAGGTCACCTTCCTTCCGCTTGGCGACGACCCCGACGGTGAAACCCCCGTGCGCGCCGCACTCGTGCGTTACCAACCCGACGCGGCGGAGTCGCTCGCGGGGCGCCCCGCTCTGCTGCTGGTACATGGCATGACGGACTACTTCTTCCAAGAGCACGTCGCACACCATTACCACGAGCTGGGTTACGCGGTGTACGGCTTAGACCTGCGCAAGTGTGGCCGCGCCCGCACTGAGGGTCAGCGCTGGCACTATGTGACGACGTTGGACCACTACTTCGTGGACCTCGAGGCAGCGTCCGATGCCCTGATGGCTGAGCACCCTCAGTGCACCATCATGGCTCACTCCACCGGCGGCCTCATCTGCGCACTGTGGCTCAACCACCTTCGCGAGACCGATCCGGTACGCCACGGTTGGTTCCACGGCCTTATTCTCAACAGCCCGTGGCTGGGGATGATGGTTCCGCCGCAAGTGGAAAAGGCGCTGCGGCCGATCGTGACGTTCTTTGGCGGATACTTCCCTCGCCTCCCCTTGCCGGGCAAGGGCATGACTGGGTACGGAGAGTCCCTCCATGCCGCGCATCACGGTGAGTGGACGTACGATCTACGATTCAAGCCCCTGCCCGGCCACCCCAAGTATCTGGGTTGGCTACGCGCCGTGGTGCTCGGACAGGACAAGGTGCAGTCGGGAACAGTTGATGTCGGCGTGCCCTTCCTCACACTTTGCTCGAACACCACTCGCCTGGGCAAGCCCTATTCTCCAGAAACCGATACCGCGGACGCCATCGTCGACGTTGCGGACATCAAACGTTTCGCGCCCATGCTTGGCGCCGCCGGCGAGCTACACCCTCTGCAAGGCGCCCGCCACGACGTCTACTTATCCCTCCAGCCGGCCCGCGAGGAAGCTTTGCGCGTGACGGATCGTTGGCTTAAGCAGAACCAATAAGAAGGAGAGCTTCATGACCCAGGTGGATGCCCACTACGACCTCATCATCGTCGGTACCGGCTCCGGCAACTCGATCCCGAGCCCGGAATTCGATGACAAATCCATCGCCATCGTAGAGAAGGGAACGTTTGGCGGCACCTGCCTGAACGTGGGCTGCATCCCGACCAAGATGTTCGTGTACGCGGCGGACACCGCTGTAGCCACGCGTTCTGCAGACAAGCTGGGCCTGTCGGCTGAGGTGACCGACGTAGATTGGAAAGCCATGGTGGAGCGCATCTTTGCCAACCGCATTGACAAGATCGCGGCCGGTGGCGAGGAGTACCGGCGCGGCCCGGAAACCCCCAATATCGACGTCTACGACGAGCACGCGCGCTTCGTCGCGCCGAAAACTCTGCGCACCGGCGACAAGGTCATTTCCGGCGAGCAGATTGTCATCGCGGCCGGCTCACGCCCCATGCTGCCGGACGTGTACGCGCAGGCACGCCAGGCGGGCCTGCCGGTCTACACCAGCGACGACATCATGCGCCTCGACGAGCAGCCGCGCCGACTCATCGTGGTGGGCGGCGGATTCATCGCTATGGAGTTCGCCCACGTCTTTGACGGCTTAGGCACCGAGGTCACCATCGTCAACCGGTCGGAGCCTCTGCTGAAGTTCCTCGACGCCGACCTCGCTGAGCGCTTCAACGCCGTGACGCGAGAGCGTTTCGACGTCCGGACCGGCGTCACCGCCACGGCCGTCTCCGAATCCGGCCTCACCCTCTCCGATGGCACCACACTAGAAGCCGACGCCATCCTCGTGGCCACCGGCCGCATCCCCAACGGCGACCACATGGACCTGCACCTAGGCGGCGTCGACATGCTTGACGACGGCCGCGTCAAGGTCGACGAGTACGGACGCACGACCGCCGAAGGCGTGTGGGCGCTGGGTGATGTCTCCTCGCCTTACATGCTCAAGCACGTGGCCAACGCTGAGCAGCGCGCGGTATCGCACAACCTGTTGCACCCGGAGGATTTGCGGTCGATGCCCCACGAGTTTGTTCCCTCCGCAGTGTTTACGAACCCGCAGATTGCCACCGTGGGCATGACGGAGAAACAGGCCCGCGAGGCGGGGCACGACGTGACGGTGAAGGTGCAAAACTATGGCGACGTTGCGTACGGCTGGGCGATGGAGGACTCCACGGGCGTCGTGAAGCTGGTGGCTGACAAGAAGTCTGGGCGTCTGCTTGGCGCGCACTTCTTTGGCCCACAGGCTTCGACGCTCATCCAGCAGCTCATCACGGTCATGGTTTACGACATTGACCTGCGGGATTTCGCGCGGAAGCAGTACTGGATCCACCCTGCTCTCCCCGAGGTGACGGAGAACGCTATTCTCGGTTTGGAGCTGTAGCGTTACGTGACAAGAATCACTTTTCGAAATTGAGGGCCAAACACTTCCTGTTTATGCAGGTCGACGCATTTATTTAAAATGCAGGGTTTTCGCCTAGCTTGAGAGAGCATTCCCAAACCATGAGCTTTTGGTTATGGTGTCGTGTGAACACCGGTGTTTCAGCAATTTGTACACAACCCGAAAGTTTGAGGATTTACAATGCGTTCATTCCGTACCGCAGCTGTTGCAGGCGCCACCGCCCTGGCAGTGGCATTCGGCGGCACCACCGTAGCCGGCGCCCAGACCGCTGGCGACGCAGACGCGATCGAGGTCCACGAGGACACCACCGTCACTGGTGGCGCTAACGACAACGGTGAGACCGGCGGCTCCCTCTCTTCCAAGATTGGCTCCACGACCGACGCCACCGACCCGGCTAACGGCACCGCCATCTTCGGCTCCTCCAAGGAAGGCTTCGGCGAGCAGCCGGCGTGGGCAAAGATCATGTACGGCGCGACCATCCTGGGTGTAGTAGGCACCTTCATCGGCGCTATCGTCGGCCCGATCTACAACTACATCCACCACGGCCCGCACCACTTCTAAGCTCTCAAGGAAAGAAGGAACAAATACAATGCGTAACTTCCGTAAGGCTGCCGTTGCAGCAGCTACTGCACTGACCGTCGGCATGGCCGGCACCACCGTTGCTTCCGCTCAGTCCTCCGTGACCCAGCTGGGTCAGGACTGGGGCGCCTACACCGTTGAGGACGGCCAGGCCGTCGTCAAGGATGAGAACCAGGTGACCGGCGCCGAGCTGTGGGGCACCGAGACCGCCGACGACGTCCCGGAGTGGGCATCCAAGTGGAAGACCGCCACCATCATCGGCGCGGTTGCTTCCGGTATCGGCGGCGTGATTGCTGCGTACAACTACGCGGTGTACAACAACATCATCCCGCAGCACTTCCTGGATCCGATTTTCCGCCGCTAAGCGTCGGGCAACGTGAGAATCTCGTTGCCATCCTCGGTGATGACGATGGTGTGTTCACACTGCGCGGTAAATTTGCCGTCACGGTTTTGAATGGTCCAGTCGTCATCCCACACGTCGTAGTCCAGCGAGCCCAGGTTAATCATGGGCTCGATGGTCAACGTCATGCCGGGCTCGAGGACGTCCCGGTAGATCATGGAGTCATGGTGGAGCACGATGAGCCCATTGTGGAACGTCGGGCCCACGCCATGGCCGGTGAAATCCCGCACTACGTTGTAACCGAAACGGTTCGCGTAGGACTCAATCACGCGTCCGATCACGTTGATTTCGCGTCCCGGCTTCGCCGCCTTGATGCCACGCATCGTCGCTTCCTTGGTGCGCTCCACCAACAGACGATGCTCCTCGCTGACGTTTCCCGCCAGGAAGGTCGCGTTGGTGTCGCCGTGGACGCCATTTTTGTACGCAGTGACGTCGATGTTGACGATGTCCCCATCCTCAATCACCGTGCTGTCCGGGATTCCGTGACACACGATCTCGTTGAGAGACACACAGCTCGACTTGGGGAAATGGCGATATCCTAACGTCGACGGGTACGCGCCGTGGTCGCACATGTACTCGTGGGCCACGCGGTCCACTTCGTCTGTGGTCACGCCGGGAGCCACTGCCCTGCCAGCCTCCTGCAGCGCATTCGCCGCAATCTTGGACGCCTCACGCATCGCCTCGATGGTCTCGGGCGTCTGGACGAAAGGCTCGCCGATGTTTTCTTGAACCTCGTCCTTCCACACGTATTCCGGGCGCTCAATATCCTTGGGCACGGTCCGGACGGGGGTCGGCTTACCTGGTACTAGTTTTCCGCTTCGAGTCATGCCCTCTATGGTAGCCCCCTAGTTCTTCTCCAAGCCCGTGGTGGTCTTGCGATACTCGTCAAGGTTGTTAAAGAACTGGTCAGTCATCGATACAGACACATCAGAGCCACCGCCGAGTACCACGAGCGTCGCAAAGGCAATATCGCCGCGATACCCTGTAAACCAAGCGTGCGAACCGC
Proteins encoded in this region:
- the map gene encoding type I methionyl aminopeptidase, with amino-acid sequence MTRSGKLVPGKPTPVRTVPKDIERPEYVWKDEVQENIGEPFVQTPETIEAMREASKIAANALQEAGRAVAPGVTTDEVDRVAHEYMCDHGAYPSTLGYRHFPKSSCVSLNEIVCHGIPDSTVIEDGDIVNIDVTAYKNGVHGDTNATFLAGNVSEEHRLLVERTKEATMRGIKAAKPGREINVIGRVIESYANRFGYNVVRDFTGHGVGPTFHNGLIVLHHDSMIYRDVLEPGMTLTIEPMINLGSLDYDVWDDDWTIQNRDGKFTAQCEHTIVITEDGNEILTLPDA
- a CDS encoding DUF2200 domain-containing protein translates to MSEHRIFSMPFAEVYPHYVNKAERKGRTKAEVHEIITWLTGYSDSDIAAVVDNRVTFRDFFAQAPAMNANRELITGSVCGVKVQEIEDDLMREIRYLDKLIDELARGKKMESILRAG
- a CDS encoding VOC family protein is translated as MQKVVPNFWADAVGEDIVGYYQQVLGDAAVTCAAHVRYPAGPRIGGTLLVDLEFYGYRVTFINGGPQFRPNPSLSLHLRLPSGAREVAQSLSAEGRVLMEFGEYPFAAEYAWVEDKFGVSWQVFGAAADNGVQPCLMLCGEAQGRGTEAATFYTGALPDAAVGDLVPTSSGELLYGTIEIAGEPIALMDSGVPQDFSFSTGASLLLNAHGQAELDAMWEALSDVPAAEQCGWLVDRFGLSWQVVPDNLAELMERPDAYDKLMAMKKIQIADF
- the mqo gene encoding malate dehydrogenase (quinone) is translated as MSTPKKNAPVSDEVDVALIGAGVMSATLGAMLRELEPSWTQMVFERLDGPALESSSPWNNAGTGHSALCELNYTPEKNGKIDITKAVTINEKFQISRQFWSHQLNNGILTDPREFLNPVAHMSFAQGDEQIAYLRKRYEALSNNYMFPDMQFTDDEATFAEKLPLMAKDRDYSKEKVAISWTDVGTDINFGALTKQFLTAAKAAGTEIRYGHEVVKIKRDGKKWKIFTKNVHTGDTTVVRANFVFVGAGGYALDLLRKAGVSEVHGYAGFPVSGMWLRAKNPELIEQHDAKVYGKAKVGAPPMSVPHLDTRVIDGQKGLLFGPYGGWSPKFLKKGSYTDLFKSIRPSNLGSYLGVAVQEFDLTKYLISEVMKDFEDRVEVLREYVPSARPEDWETVVAGQRVQVIKPQYAPKFGSLEFGTATINNQEGTIAGLLGASPGASIAPAAMLELLERCFGEHMIEWADKIYEMVPSYGTKLGRDSKMFDEMWEFTQSTLKLDQ
- a CDS encoding protein adenylyltransferase SelO family protein, giving the protein MKAPVFTHDYALRFPTLTAPSHGEEHPRPQLVVLNEALALELGLDPEWLASPAGIDFLLGHGDKPVAMAYAGHQFGQLSPVLGDGRALLLGEWHTPAGDVVDLHAKGIGRTPYSRPGSDGRGTLASMLREYLHSEYLHAVGAPTARSLAVIVTGIAIQRQGFGSVPVQPAAVGVRAAASHLRIGTVQFAAMHLGEHAVNDLLDYAAQRHYPDVAKEPHPQERRRELFRRVMETQADTVAKWMRLGFIHGVMNTDNTTLSGETIDFGPCAYAENFDLDTCYSSIDTGGRYAFGHQPDIVHWNLAQFAQAIVPSLGLDWAQEAVDSFPAIWARAHAAEQARALGVSPADTEILNGWDEVLSAQHPDLNSVHRALADADEGALRDLLQAPEWVAQWRGKATPPRNPRLIPRNLRVEEALQAATNGDLRKFNALSGALQQPFAEPDPIFLQPSGDGLAGYRTFCGT
- the mtr gene encoding mycothione reductase; translation: MTQVDAHYDLIIVGTGSGNSIPSPEFDDKSIAIVEKGTFGGTCLNVGCIPTKMFVYAADTAVATRSADKLGLSAEVTDVDWKAMVERIFANRIDKIAAGGEEYRRGPETPNIDVYDEHARFVAPKTLRTGDKVISGEQIVIAAGSRPMLPDVYAQARQAGLPVYTSDDIMRLDEQPRRLIVVGGGFIAMEFAHVFDGLGTEVTIVNRSEPLLKFLDADLAERFNAVTRERFDVRTGVTATAVSESGLTLSDGTTLEADAILVATGRIPNGDHMDLHLGGVDMLDDGRVKVDEYGRTTAEGVWALGDVSSPYMLKHVANAEQRAVSHNLLHPEDLRSMPHEFVPSAVFTNPQIATVGMTEKQAREAGHDVTVKVQNYGDVAYGWAMEDSTGVVKLVADKKSGRLLGAHFFGPQASTLIQQLITVMVYDIDLRDFARKQYWIHPALPEVTENAILGLEL
- a CDS encoding alpha/beta hydrolase, translated to MDLVWCNDILGDDFQVTFLPLGDDPDGETPVRAALVRYQPDAAESLAGRPALLLVHGMTDYFFQEHVAHHYHELGYAVYGLDLRKCGRARTEGQRWHYVTTLDHYFVDLEAASDALMAEHPQCTIMAHSTGGLICALWLNHLRETDPVRHGWFHGLILNSPWLGMMVPPQVEKALRPIVTFFGGYFPRLPLPGKGMTGYGESLHAAHHGEWTYDLRFKPLPGHPKYLGWLRAVVLGQDKVQSGTVDVGVPFLTLCSNTTRLGKPYSPETDTADAIVDVADIKRFAPMLGAAGELHPLQGARHDVYLSLQPAREEALRVTDRWLKQNQ